A genomic window from Blastococcus saxobsidens DD2 includes:
- the dapB gene encoding 4-hydroxy-tetrahydrodipicolinate reductase, producing the protein MTTSATDHQPAPAARESALIPVGVLGARGRMGTEVVKAVNDAEDLELVAMVDDGDWLFNVADAGAQVVVDFTRPDVVMDNIRFCIDNNIHCVVGTTGFDEARLATVAEWLEPKPEVGVVIAPNFGIGAILLMRFAQEAARFFPSVEIVELHHPDKVDAPSGTAVRTARLVASARRAAGLPASPDATTDSLPGARGADVEGVPVHAVRLTGLVAHQEVLLGAAGESLTLRHDSYDRASFMPGVLLAVREITRRPGLTVGIESFLGL; encoded by the coding sequence GTGACCACCAGCGCGACCGACCACCAGCCCGCCCCCGCCGCCCGCGAATCCGCGCTCATCCCGGTGGGGGTGCTCGGGGCGCGGGGCCGGATGGGCACCGAGGTGGTCAAGGCGGTGAACGACGCCGAGGATCTGGAGCTCGTCGCGATGGTCGACGACGGCGACTGGTTGTTCAACGTGGCCGACGCCGGTGCCCAGGTCGTCGTCGACTTCACCCGGCCCGACGTCGTCATGGACAACATCCGCTTCTGCATCGACAACAACATCCACTGCGTCGTCGGCACGACCGGTTTCGACGAGGCGCGGTTGGCCACCGTCGCGGAGTGGCTGGAGCCCAAGCCCGAGGTGGGTGTGGTCATCGCCCCCAACTTCGGCATCGGCGCCATCCTGCTCATGCGCTTCGCCCAGGAGGCGGCGCGGTTCTTCCCCTCGGTGGAGATCGTCGAGCTGCACCACCCCGACAAGGTCGACGCGCCCTCGGGGACGGCCGTGCGGACGGCCCGGCTCGTCGCATCCGCCCGTCGCGCGGCCGGGCTGCCGGCCTCACCCGACGCGACCACCGACTCGCTCCCGGGCGCACGGGGCGCGGACGTCGAGGGCGTGCCCGTGCACGCCGTGCGCCTGACCGGACTGGTCGCCCACCAGGAGGTCCTCCTGGGTGCGGCGGGGGAGTCCCTGACCCTGCGGCACGACTCCTACGACCGGGCGTCGTTCATGCCAGGTGTGCTGCTCGCCGTCCGGGAGATCACCCGCCGGCCCGGACTGACGGTGGGCATCGAGAGCTTCCTCGGCCTCTGA
- a CDS encoding M16 family metallopeptidase, translating into MTTPTDVIGTGVGAEAPAPVPVGTTALLDLDEVGGRVERTELPGGLRVLTETMPGVLSATLGIWVGVGSRDETPAVAGSSHFLEHLLFKGTSSRSALEIATAMDAVGGEMNAFTAKEHTCYYANVLTSDLPLAVTLLADLVTDATNTAADLESERTVVLEEIAMRDDEPSDAVHDLFAETLFGDTSLGRSVLGTVKSIEGLTRDDVDGWYRSRYTAPSIVVTAAGRVDHQQVLELVTAAFGDRLAGTDRPAPLRTGDVELVRPARSSGLISRRTEQTHLLLGTPAMGRQDERRYVAAVLDAAVGGGMSSRLFQEIREKRGLVYSVGSALSHYAGAGAFSVYAGCSKKRVPEVLRLVREELDRVAADGLTAEEVARARGQLKGGLVLGLEDTGSRMSRLGKSELSYGEYVPVRDVLARIEAVDETQVRSVAGEIFGRETCLAVVGPYRESDLDRL; encoded by the coding sequence GTGACCACGCCTACTGACGTGATCGGGACCGGGGTGGGTGCTGAGGCACCCGCCCCGGTTCCCGTAGGGACGACCGCGCTGCTCGACCTCGACGAGGTCGGCGGCCGGGTCGAGCGCACCGAGCTGCCCGGCGGGCTGCGGGTGCTGACGGAGACCATGCCGGGGGTCCTCTCGGCGACCCTGGGCATCTGGGTCGGGGTCGGCTCCCGGGACGAGACCCCGGCTGTCGCCGGCTCGTCGCACTTCCTCGAGCACCTGCTGTTCAAGGGGACCTCCTCGCGCAGCGCTCTGGAGATAGCGACCGCCATGGACGCCGTCGGCGGTGAGATGAATGCGTTCACCGCCAAGGAGCACACCTGCTACTACGCCAACGTGCTCACCAGCGACCTCCCGCTGGCCGTGACGCTGCTGGCCGACCTGGTCACCGACGCCACGAACACCGCGGCGGATCTGGAGTCCGAGCGGACGGTGGTGCTCGAGGAGATCGCGATGCGCGACGACGAGCCCTCCGACGCCGTCCACGACCTCTTCGCCGAGACCCTCTTCGGCGACACGTCACTGGGCCGCTCCGTGCTCGGCACGGTGAAGTCGATCGAGGGGCTCACCCGGGACGACGTCGACGGCTGGTACCGCTCCCGCTACACCGCCCCCTCCATCGTGGTGACGGCGGCCGGGCGGGTCGATCACCAGCAGGTCCTGGAGCTGGTGACCGCCGCGTTCGGTGACCGGCTGGCCGGGACCGATCGCCCGGCACCGCTGCGCACCGGTGACGTGGAGCTCGTGCGGCCTGCCCGGTCCTCCGGGCTGATCTCGCGCCGGACCGAGCAGACGCACCTGCTGCTGGGCACTCCCGCGATGGGGCGGCAGGACGAGCGTCGCTACGTGGCTGCCGTCCTCGACGCCGCGGTCGGTGGGGGCATGAGCTCGCGGCTGTTCCAGGAGATCCGGGAGAAGCGCGGTCTCGTCTACAGCGTCGGCTCCGCGCTCTCGCACTACGCCGGCGCCGGCGCGTTCTCCGTCTATGCCGGCTGCTCCAAGAAGCGGGTGCCCGAGGTCCTCCGGCTGGTCCGTGAGGAGCTCGATCGCGTGGCGGCGGACGGGCTGACCGCCGAGGAGGTCGCGCGAGCACGCGGTCAGCTCAAGGGCGGGCTGGTGCTGGGCCTGGAGGACACCGGCTCCCGGATGAGCCGGCTCGGCAAGAGCGAGCTGTCCTACGGCGAGTACGTGCCGGTGCGCGATGTGCTCGCCCGGATCGAGGCCGTGGACGAGACGCAGGTGCGGTCGGTCGCGGGGGAGATCTTCGGCCGGGAGACCTGTCTCGCCGTCGTCGGGCCGTACCGCGAGTCCGACCTCGACCGTCTCTGA